The Kluyveromyces marxianus DMKU3-1042 DNA, complete genome, chromosome 6 genome window below encodes:
- the RMD5 gene encoding ubiquitin-protein ligase RMD5 codes for MSTLLENLDQQWVQSKLYADPEDRVTHLGKCVEEVHDFKIQLKKLKAHLIKHGSSPQKRQIIKEKLSKTHKHWDSSMKKSLSSSISTYKKFSKTCVKPLNEFQLDSVYVNRINPQRLQYLDRAIYTHIARYYTTSANGDSPEEMLSYLNSAYNIPRNIAADYIEMAIIIKEMRSGSLNSCIRWCQENGLEMLNFQLHYLHAMSLLSENKPMDCYSYIQKNLAPTVSKSSHLRMAKPVSALLAKIIIGDTISSNKVHNYLEICVECFSKQYCLRNRLPLHSALFLVVLSGVIGFQVFTKYEAIRKVSHVDWSTADELPFQVKLPSFLSNYHPIFICPVLKEETTKDNPPYSLPCHHILSKKSLDKLSKNGTCNFKCPYCPVMSTKAKTKRVNFIKLP; via the coding sequence ATGTCAACGCTATTAGAGAATTTGGACCAGCAGTGGGTTCAATCAAAGTTGTACGCTGATCCTGAAGATAGAGTGACACATTTGGGAAAATGCGTCGAAGAAGTACATGATTTTAAGATccagttgaagaagttgaaagcCCACTTGATAAAACATGGTTCAAGTCCACAGAAAAGACAAATTATCAAGGAAAAACTCTCGAAAACTCATAAGCATTGGGATTCttcgatgaagaaatcgTTAAGTTCTTCCATAAGCACTTACAAgaagttttcaaaaacgTGCGTTAAGCCATTGAACGAATTTCAGTTGGATTCGGTCTACGTGAATCGAATTAATCCTCAAAGGTTACAGTACCTAGATAGGGcaatatacacacatattGCAAGGTACTACACAACATCGGCTAATGGGGATTCGCCAGAAGAAATGTTAAGCTATTTGAACTCTGCGTACAACATCCCAAGGAATATTGCGGCTGATTATATAGAGATGGCAATAATAATCAAGGAGATGCGTTCGGGATCCTTGAACTCCTGCATCAGATGGTGCCAAGAGAACGGCCTAGAGATGCTCAATTTCCAATTACATTATCTACATGCTATGTCATTACTTTCTGAAAACAAACCTATGGACTGTTATTCATATATCCAGAAGAATTTGGCTCCAACAGTCAGTAAATCTTCGCATCTTCGCATGGCAAAGCCCGTGTCTGCTTTGTTGGCCAAAATCATTATTGGCGACACCATATCTTCGAATAAGGTTCACAACTATCTTGAAATCTGCGTAGAGTGTTTCTCTAAACAATACTGTCTAAGAAACAGACTACCACTACACTCTGCACTCTTCTTGGTCGTTCTAAGCGGTGTTATTGGGTTCCAAGTTTTCACAAAATACGAAGCTATACGAAAAGTGTCCCATGTAGATTGGTCCACTGCAGATGAATTACCGTTCCAAGTCAAACTTCCATCGTTCCTATCGAACTACCATCCTATATTCATCTGTCCAGtcttgaaggaagaaaCTACCAAAGACAATCCCCCTTATTCTCTACCTTGCCATCATATTCTTTCGAAGAAGAGTCTGGACAAACTAAGCAAAAACGGAACGTGCAATTTTAAGTGTCCTTATTGTCCAGTAATGTCCACTAAAGCAAAGACGAAAAGGGTGAACTTTATAAAACTTCCATGA
- the ELC1 gene encoding elongin C — protein MDEVSLVSGTGDVRVVKREIAMQSETLKRMLESSFLESQGTIKLAEFDTKILDKVIEYMEYAYKYKDADEDIEVPEFEVSPEISLDLLLAADYLGI, from the coding sequence ATGGACGAAGTATCGTTGGTTAGTGGTACTGGCGATGTGCGTGTGGTGAAAAGGGAAATTGCTATGCAATCTGAGACCTTGAAGAGAATGTTAGAGTCGTCTTTCTTGGAATCACAAGGAACTATAAAGCTTGCAGAATTTGATACCAAGATATTAGATAAAGTGATTGAGTATATGGAATATGCATACAAATATAAGGACGCCGATGAGGATATTGAGGTGCCAGAGTTCGAGGTATCGCCGGAGATATCATTAGACTTGCTATTGGCGGCCGACTATTTAGGAATATGA
- the SGF11 gene encoding SAGA histone acetyltransferase complex subunit SGF11: MTASLTTDSVANSIYHNLITSIIQDIVSRQTVKQKLIKQQFPDAKPYHYDPSGTYDIHGKPKQADSAVYIECNVCGREVSGNRFAAHLVRCLSRGKR; encoded by the coding sequence ATGACCGCATCATTGACCACAGACTCAGTAGCCAATTCGATATACCACAACCTTATCACCTCAATTATTCAAGATATTGTTTCTCGCCAAACGGTCAAGCAGAAACTTATCAAGCAGCAGTTCCCCGATGCAAAGCCCTACCATTACGATCCATCAGGCACATACGATATTCATGGCAAGCCCAAACAAGCGGACTCGGCCGTGTATATTGAGTGCAACGTCTGCGGCCGTGAGGTGAGTGGGAATAGGTTTGCAGCGCATCTCGTAAGATGTTTGTCACGTGGTAAGAGATAG
- the PDAT9 gene encoding pisatin demethylase, with translation MFVTVTVVIIVLLHYFVIHPLFFSPLSKLPGPLHLKLSKWFILNKARTESRNVYLQKLHEKYGDVVQIGPNEVAFNSLEYMKQIYMGNFPKEFKSNGIGFYAQFGNFGSKNLFSTGDSQVHLEKKRNIAKVYSKTNVLQSGDYIKQKVEQLWAPLDARLQHPVNVYPMFLALAMDVVSGFEYGGQFSTNFVSKINAGAAGLSSTEKAPEDISQESSLERNPTELFEGFQESSSMWFYTTLAPQLWNIVARIYGIGKKSSRAQQWIYSRFQQALKSKQLYQGPAPVSNVLQTMFQEMQTKPKHNLNEIASEIADHIAAGHETTGITLTYICWELSRPCNQHWQQKLHEECSGITDLQELDQLPILHSVVQEACRIHSAIPGSEPRYVPEEAKFAAVLHDSTHTRVPIPPGTIVSCQPWSLHQLENTFGSHTAQFRPERWLQDVENNESAQEYERRLKRMNNSMFTFGQGNRMCLGMHLALIEMKYCIAQMYSRYETKISPEWCRNVYKGDDANVLMGTAPSRSTTDLDMMRMADTYTTRPIRDECWLEFKSRDTINASG, from the coding sequence ATGTTTGTAACAGTAACAGTAGTGATAATAGTGCTTCTGCACTACTTCGTGATCCATCCTTTGTTCTTCAGTCCGCTCAGCAAGCTTCCGGGCCCGCTCCATCTCAAGCTGTCAAAATGGTTCATCCTCAACAAGGCCAGAACCGAGTCCCGTAACGTGTaccttcaaaaacttcacGAGAAGTATGGAGATGTGGTTCAAATCGGTCCCAACGAAGTGGCCTTCAATTCGCTAGAGTACATGAAACAGATATACATGGGCAACTTCCCTAAGGAGTTCAAGAGCAACGGAATTGGATTCTACGCTCAGTTTGGCAACTTCGGAAGCAAGAATTTGTTCAGCACAGGCGATTCTCAGGTACATCtcgagaagaagaggaataTTGCCAAGGTTTATTCGAAAACCAACGTCCTTCAAAGTGGTGACTAcatcaaacaaaaagtgGAACAATTGTGGGCACCCCTAGATGCGCGTTTGCAACACCCGGTAAACGTGTATCCGATGTTCCTCGCTCTGGCAATGGACGTTGTGTCGGGATTCGAGTATGGTGGACAATTCAGTACCAATTTCGTCAGTAAGATTAATGCTGGTGCAGCGGGTCTGAGCTCTACAGAGAAAGCGCCAGAAGATATTTCACAGGAGAGCAGTCTGGAACGCAATCCAACGGAATTGTTTGAAGGGTTCCAGGAAAGCAGCAGCATGTGGTTTTATACCACGCTGGCTCCACAACTGTGGAATATCGTTGCCAGAATTTACGGGATCGGAAAGAAATCGAGCAGGGCGCAGCAATGGATATACTCGAGATTCCAGCAGGCGCTCAAGAGCAAACAGTTGTACCAGGGCCCAGCACCCGTTTCAAATGTGTTGCAGACCATGTTCCAAGAGATGCAGACCAAACCAAAGCACAATTTGAACGAGATTGCCAGTGAGATCGCAGACCACATTGCTGCGGGCCACGAAACAACGGGCATCACGTTGACCTACATCTGCTGGGAGCTCTCAAGACCTTGTAACCAGCACTGGCAGCAGAAACTCCACGAGGAATGTAGTGGCATTACGGACTTACAAGAACTAGACCAGTTGCCCATCTTACATAGTGTTGTTCAAGAGGCATGTCGCATCCATTCTGCAATTCCAGGCAGCGAGCCTCGATACGTGCCTGAGGAAGCCAAATTTGCTGCTGTATTACATGACAGCACTCACACTCGCGTGCCCATCCCACCTGGCACGATAGTGTCGTGCCAGCCATGGTCCTTGCACCAGTTGGAAAATACGTTCGGCAGCCATACCGCACAATTCAGACCGGAAAGATGGTTACAGGACGTTGAGAATAATGAAAGTGCCCAGGAGTACGAGCGTAGACTTAAAAGGATGAACAACTCTATGTTCACATTTGGGCAGGGCAACAGGATGTGTCTTGGCATGCACCTGGCGCTGATCGAGATGAAGTATTGCATCGCGCAGATGTACTCGAGGTACGAGACCAAAATTTCGCCCGAGTGGTGCCGCAATGTGTACAAGGGCGACGATGCGAATGTGCTTATGGGCACTGCACCAAGCCGCTCGACCACGGACCTCGACATGATGCGCATGGCAGACACATACACCACGAGACCGATCCGCGACGAGTGCTGGCTGGAATtcaagtcacgtgacacaaTCAACGCGTCAGGTTAG
- the CTA1 gene encoding catalase A, translated as MGHPTNSSDVRKDRVVTNSQGAPINEPFATQRVGQHGPLLLQDFNLIDSLAHFNRERIPERNPHAHGSGAFGYLEITDDITDVCGSAMFDGIGKRTRCLVRFSTVGGEKGSADTARDPRGFAIKFYTEEGNVDWVNNNTPVFFIRDPSKFPHFIHTQKRNPETNMKDADMFWDFLTTEENQVAIHQLMILFSDRGTPASYRHMNSYSGHTYKWSNKKGEWRYVQVHLKTDQGIKNLTNEEAIELAGKNPDYCQQDLFENIAKGNYPSWTLYIQTMTEAEAQKLPFSVFDLTKVWPHDQFPLRRVGKMVLNENPENYFAQVEQAAFSPSHTVPYQEPSADPVLQARLFSYPDAHRYRLGPNYSQIPVNCPYASKVFNPAIRDGPMNVNGNLGKEPNYLSSSKKYQFIQQSKPIQQHQEVWSGPATPVHWATSPGDIDFVQARDLYNKVLSKQPGQQKALAHNIAVHVAGACPEIQDRVFAMFAKVDKGLASNIRKEALSLSPRKDDALNAKL; from the coding sequence ATGGGCCATCCAACAAACAGTTCAGACGTCAGAAAAGACCGTGTGGTCACCAATTCACAAGGTGCTCCTATTAATGAACCATTTGCGACACAACGAGTGGGCCAGCACGGCCCTCTTTTGTTGCAGGATTTCAACTTGATCGATTCCTTAGCTCATTTCAACAGAGAGCGTATTCCAGAGCGTAATCCACATGCGCACGGATCTGGGGCCTTTGGGTACCTAGAGATCACCGACGACATCACGGACGTGTGTGGGTCTGCCATGTTCGACGGCATCGGCAAGCGCACCAGGTGCCTTGTCAGATTCAGCACCGTTGGTGGGGAAAAGGGTTCGGCTGATACGGCACGTGACCCAAGAGGGTTCGCTATCAAGTTCTACACAGAAGAAGGGAATGTGGACTGggtcaacaacaacacccCGGTGTTCTTCATCAGGGACCCCTCTAAGTTCCCACACTTCATCCACACCCAGAAGAGGAACCCAGAAACTAACATGAAAGATGCCGACATGTTCTGGGACTTTTTGACCACTGAAGAAAACCAGGTTGCGATCCACCAGTTGATGATCTTGTTCTCAGACCGTGGTACTCCAGCCTCGTACCGTCACATGAACAGTTACTCGGGCCACACTTACAAGTGGTCCAACAAGAAGGGCGAATGGCGCTACGTGCAAGTGCATTTGAAAACCGACCAAGGTATCAAAAACTTGACCAACGAGGAAGCCATAGAGCTTGCCGGGAAAAACCCAGATTATTGTCAGCAGGATCTCTTTGAAAATATCGCCAAGGGAAATTACCCCTCTTGGACTTTGTACATCCAAACTATGACCGAAGCTGAAGCACAGAAATTACCATTCTCGGTGTTCGATTTAACCAAGGTGTGGCCTCACGACCAGTTCCCATTGCGTAGGGTCGGGAAGATGGTGTTGAACGAAAACCCAGAAAATTACTTTGCACAAGTGGAGCAAGCCGCATTCTCTCCTTCCCACACTGTACCATACCAAGAACCCTCCGCAGACCCTGTGTTGCAAGCACGTCTATTTTCCTACCCTGACGCCCACCGTTACAGATTGGGACCCAATTACTCCCAAATACCCGTCAACTGTCCATACGCCTCAAAGGTCTTCAACCCCGCCATCAGAGATGGCCCAATGAACGTCAATGGTAACCTTGGCAAAGAACCAAACTATTTGTCAAGCTCGAAGAAATACCAGTTTATCCAACAATCAAAGCCAATTCAACAGCACCAAGAGGTATGGTCCGGTCCAGCAACCCCAGTTCACTGGGCTACTTCCCCAGGTGACATCGACTTTGTCCAGGCAAGAGATCTATACAACAAGGTCTTGAGTAAACAACCAGGCCAGCAAAAGGCTTTGGCTCACAACATCGCTGTGCACGTCGCAGGCGCCTGCCCAGAAATTCAAGACCGTGTATTCGCCATGTTTGCCAAAGTCGACAAGGGACTTGCCAGTAACATCAGAAAGGAGGCTCTCAGCCTATCACCAAGAAAAGATGATGCATTGAACGCGAAATTGTGA
- the VPS16 gene encoding tethering complex subunit VPS16: MDLSSSLSWERLQSVFYRSQPLQSVKNKTSSLGISTYLTVGPSNTSVYTYSEELLISVNHENLPSTHLKSVLEDDHLVVVMKDRVRVYSSFITQEYKDHTIMGKDRLPLSIWDYKNGIAMTTEFHMHQIFLNQPVFPNLNISLLLKDHWFANKSKIVVLDSSGKVLVCNLETSNLLEFEGWTGWYKGCISENGYICLVNGKLDTLVVFDDNLNKPLISANLDELPKSIAWCGDDLVCCVFGDEEVRLIGSKTEYASFWFSNNIVLLQSTSNGLKIATDDQIEFISKVPTCTSNIFSIGSTSPGAILLDSLNLLHNEQNSPKAIENLKIINVKKAVDECVSAVYDELDPLWQKRLLAAASFGKDSLSSTEFDADHFAKTCSYLRVLNFLKSIGIHLTLRMFLAIGLENIIKKLIDIRKIYESLEIVKFLKYPELIPAIFEEWAKGLILTSSDSSDDELYQIMTDRATSLDTRLHLSNTANVAFLDGRHSLARKLVMDDKDVLPKIDLLLKMDEIDLALQEATQSMSIPLILYLLLYSKRKMSNVQFTKTLMITMKENNIYQYFQRHDFSLLYDYLRQTDDYLTLARLLWDHGTVEGQETVALLDQASELYGKLATNSSVKRDRSMLDRAKKLATYQNELTNRYGISFHRQTMDETLATLIKINQNSEVKKMVNAFKISDRKYYFLKCTQLAKEHRLKELLAFAKEKKSPIGYLPFFKAVCKYANKKEAAVYIGMLSSASYAEKLSLYIDCSAYDEAITLASYEKDAIGLKQVLNKIPPNETQLRSKAMQHLHTL; the protein is encoded by the coding sequence ATGGATCTAAGCTCTTCCTTGAGTTGGGAACGGCTTCAGTCCGTTTTCTATAGGTCACAGCCTCTACAATCAgttaaaaacaaaacatcCTCTTTAGGCATATCGACATATCTTACCGTTGGGCCAAGCAATACGTCGGTTTACACTTACAGTGAGGAATTACTGATATCCGTGAATCACGAGAATCTTCCCTCAACGCACCTTAAAAGTGTTTTAGAAGATGATCATCTTGTGGTTGTAATGAAAGACAGGGTCAGGGTATACTCTTCCTTTATTACGCAGGAGTACAAAGATCATACAATTATGGGTAAAGATAGATTACCATTGTCAATTTGGGACTATAAAAATGGTATAGCTATGACTACTGAGTTCCATATGCATCAGATTTTCCTCAACCAACCGGTTTTCCCCAACCTAAACATTTCTCTTCTACTGAAAGACCATTGGTTTGCCAATAAATCCAAAATTGTGGTATTAGATTCTTCAGGGAAAGTGCTGGTTTGTAACTTGGAAACGTCAAACCTACTTGAATTTGAAGGATGGACTGGATGGTATAAGGGATGTATATCTGAGAATGGATATATTTGCTTGGTAAATGGGAAACTTGACACTCTAGTGGTGTTTGATGACAATTTGAATAAACCTTTAATAAGTGCCAATCTTGACGAGCTTCCTAAATCAATTGCATGGTGTGGAGATGATTTAGTATGTTGCGTTTTTGGTGACGAAGAAGTACGATTAATTGGATCTAAAACAGAATACGCTTCgttttggttttcaaaTAACATTGTTCTTTTACAATCGACCAGCAATGGCTTGAAAATTGCAACAGATGATCAGATCGAGTTCATATCTAAGGTTCCAACATGTACCTCTAATATCTTTAGTATTGGTTCGACATCTCCTGGTGCTATATTGCTAGATTCACTGAACTTGCTACACAACGAACAGAACTCTCCAAAAGCCATTGAAAATCTCAAAATTATAAACGTTAAGAAGGCAGTAGATGAGTGTGTATCGGCGGTTTACGATGAATTGGATCCTTTATGGCAAAAAAGGTTATTGGCTGCTGCGTCTTTTGGTAAAGACTCCTTATCCTCTACTGAATTTGATGCAGATCATTTTGCAAAAACATGCAGTTATCTTAGAGTGCTtaactttttgaaaagtatcGGAATACACCTTACCTTAAGAATGTTCCTAGCCATTGGACTAGagaatattataaaaaagCTAATTGATATCCGCAAAATATACGAGAGTCTTGAGATTGTCAAGTTTTTAAAATATCCTGAACTGATACCGGCTATATTTGAAGAGTGGGCTAAGGGGTTGATACTGACATCATCTGATTCAAGTGACGACGAATTATATCAAATAATGACCGATAGGGCAACTTCTTTAGATACGCGTTTGCATTTGTCAAATACAGCCAATGTCGCATTCTTAGATGGACGTCATTCTTTGGCAAGGAAACTTGTTATGGATGACAAAGACGTTCTACCTAAGATAGATCTACTTCTCAAGATGGATGAAATTGATTTGGCTCTTCAAGAAGCAACTCAGAGTATGAGTATCCCGCTAATATTATACTTATTACTATActccaaaagaaaaatgtcCAATGTTCAATTTACAAAAACATTGATGATCAcgatgaaagaaaacaatatatacCAATACTTTCAGAGACATGATTTTTCACTTCTATACGATTACCTCAGACAGACAGATGACTATCTAACTCTTGCTAGGCTTCTATGGGACCATGGTACTGTCGAGGGCCAAGAGACAGTCGCATTACTAGATCAAGCGTCGGAACTTTATGGAAAACTGGCAACAAATAGTAGTGTGAAACGTGATAGGAGTATGCTTGATAGAGCCAAAAAGCTAGCAACATATCAAAACGAGTTAACTAACAGATATGGAATCAGCTTCCATAGACAAACTATGGATGAGACTCTTGCTACTTTAATCAAAATAAATCAAAACTCTGAAGTAAAGAAGATGGTCAATGCCTTCAAAATCTCTGAcagaaaatattatttCCTAAAATGTACACAGCTAGCCAAGGAGCACAGATTAAAAGAGCTTCTAGCGTTtgctaaagaaaaaaaatcaccTATTGGTTATCtacctttcttcaaagctGTTTGCAAGTATGCAAACAAGAAAGAGGCTGCTGTATATATAGGGATGCTCTCCTCAGCGTCATATGCTGAGAAACTTTCCTTATACATTGACTGTAGTGCGTACGATGAGGCCATAACTCTAGCATCATATGAGAAAGATGCGATAGGTTTGAAACAGGTTCTGAACAAAATTCCACCTAATGAAACACAGTTGAGGTCAAAGGCAATGCAACATTTACATACTCTATAG